The following are encoded together in the Coffea arabica cultivar ET-39 chromosome 1c, Coffea Arabica ET-39 HiFi, whole genome shotgun sequence genome:
- the LOC113723645 gene encoding uncharacterized protein yields MNGVSVDEQFQIESMVIEYFSEVLAQQAQVPVDHSLLDIIPSVVSEHDNEILQQLPTEDEIQRVVFQMNGDSYSGPATFTGSFFTTCWDVVKRDVCRAVGDFFTGAELLWGYTATLLALISKSGFVKGRQISDNILLALEMCSGLGRKVRGANVALKLDMAKAYDRLVYANDIIIFWNGTTRLLSCVMDVLDKYQRSSEQQVNASKSCFLLGKGVSLAHRKVISQVTGFSAKDLPITYLGCPLYVGRWMKGLFTGLLDKVSQ; encoded by the exons ATGAATGGCGTGTCGGTAGACGAGCAGTTCCAGATAGAATCCATGGTGATTGAGTACTTCTCTGAAGTGTTGGCGCAACAAGCACAAGTTCCAGTGGATCATTCCCTCCTAGACATTATCCCCTCAGTGGTTTCAGAGCATGACAATGAGATTCTTCAACAATTACCTACTGAAGACGAGATTCAAAGAGTGGTATTCCAGATGAATGGGGACAGTTATTCGGGGCCTGCTACGTTTACCGGCTCTTTCTTTACTACATGTTGGGACGTTGTGAAAAGGGATGTGTGTAGAGCGGTCGGGGATTTTTTTACGGGGGCGGAGCTACTTTGGGGGTACACAGCTACGCTGTTGGCTTTGATTTCGAAA AGTGGATTTGTGAAGGGCAGGCAGATATCTGATAATATACTACTGGCTCTGGAAATGTGTTCGGGGTTGGGAAGGAAAGTAAGGGGTGCTAATGTGGCATTAAAATTGGACATGGCTAAAGCTTATGATCGG TTAGTTTATGCCAATGACATTATTATATTTTGGAATGGGACTACACGCTTGCTGTCATGTGTGATGGACGTACTAGATAAATACCAGAGATCCTCAGAGCAGCAGGTGAACGCATCTAAGAGTTGTTTCCTGCTGGGCAAGGGAGTGTCTCTTGCTCATCGCAAGGTGATCTCGCAAGTTACTGGTTTCTCCGCCAAGGATCTGCCAATCACCTACTTGGGTTGCCCGTTGTATGTTGGGAGATGGATGAAAGGGTTGTTCACTGGCTTACTGGATAAAGTCTCGCAGTGA